One Bacillus sp. 1780r2a1 DNA segment encodes these proteins:
- a CDS encoding fructose-1,6-bisphosphatase, whose protein sequence is MNVNYLDLLAKKYDTEEKVVTEIINLEAILNLPKGTEHFVSDLHGEYQAFQHVLRNGSGNVKEKIKDLFKDTLSQQEINEFATLVYYPEEKLKIIKANFTRKQELRDWYTTMINRMLDLVLYASSKYTRSKVRKALPEQFAYIIEELLYKTDEFTNKEHYYHKIVQQIISLGQADKLISGLAYTIQRLVVDHLHVVGDIYDRGPEPDKIMETLINYHSVDIQWGNHDVLWIGAFAGSKVCLANIVRICARYNNLNIIEDAYGINLRPLLNLAEKYYDDNPAFRPKENVGSQLSEHERLQITKIHQAIAMIQFKLEMPIIKRRPYFNMSERLLLEKVNYETNEITLGDKTYPIENGCFATVNSENPQELLEEEEQVIEKLLFSVQHSEKLARHMNFLMNKGNLYLKYNGNLLIHGCIPLDEEGNMEKMTIEGKSYSGRQLLDVFEQYLRSAFAHPDQTDDLATDMVWYLWTGEYSSLFGKRAMTTFERYFIKEKATHKEKKNPYYYLREKEDMCRRILADFGLNPDHGHIINGHTPVKEIEGENPVKANGRMIVIDGGFSKAYQSQTGIAGYTLLSNSYGMQLVAHKHFNSKKDILLDEADVLSVKRLVDKELERKMVKETNVGEQILEEISVLKALRDYQYS, encoded by the coding sequence TTGAACGTAAATTATTTAGATTTACTGGCTAAGAAGTACGATACGGAAGAGAAAGTTGTCACGGAAATTATTAATCTAGAAGCAATTCTTAATTTACCAAAAGGAACAGAGCACTTTGTAAGTGATTTACACGGCGAGTATCAGGCCTTTCAGCACGTATTACGAAATGGGTCAGGAAACGTAAAAGAAAAGATTAAAGATTTATTTAAGGATACTTTATCTCAACAAGAAATCAATGAATTTGCGACGCTTGTTTACTATCCAGAAGAGAAGCTGAAGATTATCAAGGCAAACTTTACTCGCAAGCAAGAGCTACGTGATTGGTATACGACAATGATTAATCGCATGCTTGATTTAGTGTTGTATGCATCATCGAAGTATACACGTTCAAAGGTACGTAAAGCCCTACCGGAGCAGTTTGCTTATATCATTGAAGAGCTTTTATATAAAACAGATGAATTCACGAATAAAGAGCATTATTATCATAAAATTGTGCAGCAAATCATTTCGTTAGGACAAGCTGATAAACTTATCTCGGGACTGGCCTATACAATTCAGCGTTTGGTTGTCGATCATTTGCATGTCGTTGGAGATATTTATGATCGTGGTCCCGAGCCTGATAAAATCATGGAAACTCTTATTAACTATCATTCTGTCGATATTCAGTGGGGAAACCATGACGTTCTTTGGATTGGAGCTTTTGCAGGTTCGAAAGTATGCTTAGCCAATATTGTTCGTATTTGTGCACGTTACAATAACTTAAATATTATTGAAGATGCGTATGGTATTAACTTACGACCGCTTCTAAACTTAGCAGAAAAATATTATGATGATAATCCTGCTTTCCGCCCAAAAGAAAATGTAGGTTCGCAACTATCTGAACATGAGCGTTTACAGATTACAAAAATTCATCAGGCTATCGCAATGATTCAGTTTAAACTTGAAATGCCAATTATTAAAAGACGCCCGTATTTTAATATGTCAGAGCGACTATTGCTTGAAAAAGTTAACTATGAAACAAATGAAATTACACTTGGAGATAAAACGTATCCTATTGAAAACGGATGTTTTGCAACTGTGAACTCTGAAAATCCACAAGAACTCTTAGAGGAAGAGGAGCAGGTTATTGAGAAATTATTGTTTTCAGTTCAACATTCTGAAAAGCTAGCAAGACATATGAACTTTCTTATGAATAAAGGAAATCTTTATCTAAAATATAACGGTAACTTACTTATCCATGGGTGTATTCCTTTAGATGAAGAAGGAAATATGGAAAAGATGACGATTGAAGGCAAGTCTTATTCTGGTCGTCAGCTGTTAGATGTGTTTGAGCAATATTTACGCTCTGCTTTCGCCCATCCGGATCAGACGGATGATTTAGCAACTGATATGGTTTGGTATTTATGGACAGGTGAATATTCATCGTTATTTGGAAAACGAGCGATGACGACGTTTGAGCGCTATTTTATTAAAGAGAAAGCAACGCATAAAGAAAAGAAAAATCCATATTATTACCTTCGTGAAAAAGAGGATATGTGTCGTCGAATATTAGCTGATTTTGGGTTAAATCCAGACCATGGTCATATTATTAATGGTCACACGCCTGTGAAAGAAATAGAGGGTGAAAATCCTGTTAAAGCAAATGGCAGAATGATTGTCATTGATGGTGGATTTTCAAAAGCATATCAATCACAAACTGGAATTGCAGGATATACGTTATTGTCTAATTCTTACGGCATGCAGTTAGTTGCTCATAAGCACTTTAACTCTAAAAAAGATATCTTATTGGACGAAGCTGATGTACTATCCGTTAAGCGACTGGTTGATAAAGAGTTAGAAAGAAAAATGGTAAAAGAAACAAATGTAGGTGAACAGATATTAGAAGAAATTTCAGTTTTAAAAGCTTTAAGAGATTATCAATATAGCTAA
- a CDS encoding phenylalanine--tRNA ligase beta subunit-related protein has product MNVIISSEIKEKNNDIKLGIIQYQNIEVSEAPQMLKGRLRLFQESIYFDLQDKAITSFEGIKEWRSVFKEFGTDPSKYRPSIEALFRRIQKQTYLPTINSAVDLNNFFSLQYEVPLGIYDKSCLKGNISLRLGNEDESYRAINGREVSLHNKIVLSDEKGPFGSPYVDSNRAPVSEQTSEALQIIFLKPSLSNESSLKLTDSLSTMFTQIHGGEASYSLIN; this is encoded by the coding sequence ATGAACGTTATTATTTCATCAGAAATCAAAGAAAAAAATAATGATATTAAACTAGGTATTATTCAGTATCAAAATATTGAAGTAAGCGAAGCTCCACAAATGTTAAAAGGCAGATTACGACTCTTTCAAGAATCAATTTATTTTGATTTACAAGATAAAGCCATCACTTCTTTTGAAGGAATTAAAGAATGGAGAAGCGTGTTTAAGGAGTTTGGAACGGACCCAAGCAAATATCGTCCCTCAATTGAAGCATTATTTCGTCGAATTCAAAAACAAACGTACTTGCCGACCATTAATTCAGCTGTAGACTTAAATAACTTCTTTTCTCTTCAATACGAAGTACCTTTAGGCATTTACGATAAAAGCTGTTTAAAAGGAAACATTTCGTTACGTCTTGGGAATGAAGATGAAAGCTATCGTGCAATTAATGGTCGAGAAGTATCTCTGCATAATAAAATTGTATTATCAGATGAAAAAGGTCCATTCGGAAGCCCTTATGTGGACTCCAATCGAGCTCCCGTTTCTGAACAGACGTCTGAAGCACTTCAAATCATCTTCTTAAAACCTTCTCTATCCAATGAAAGCTCTTTAAAACTAACTGATTCTCTGAGCACTATGTTTACACAAATTCATGGTGGAGAAGCTTCCTATTCGCTTATCAACTAA
- the queG gene encoding tRNA epoxyqueuosine(34) reductase QueG, with amino-acid sequence MDFQQLKKEVIAYSKEIGIDKIGFASASTFETLKDRLLKQQELGYASGFEEPDIEKRTNPTLLVPKAKSIIAIALAYPSKMPGAPRSTKEDRRGIFCRASWGQDYHTILRDRLQKLESFLKEKVQGVEVKSMVDTGELSDRAVAERAGIGWSGKNCAIITPEFGSYVYLGEIVTNIPFEPDQPIEDQCGTCNKCVEVCPTGALVTGGQLNSQRCIAFLTQTKGFLADEFRDKIGNRLYGCDTCQTVCPENKGKDFHFHPEMEPDPEIAKPKLKPLLTMSNREFKEKYGHVSGSWRGKKPIQRNAIIALAHFKDETAIPDLIKVMKEDVRPVIRGTAAWALGKIGNDEVLPLLEQLKEKESDEEAKQEFEKGIALLVKS; translated from the coding sequence ATGGATTTTCAACAGTTAAAAAAAGAAGTAATTGCCTATAGTAAAGAGATAGGTATTGATAAAATTGGTTTTGCTAGTGCGTCAACATTTGAGACGTTAAAAGATCGCTTATTAAAACAACAAGAATTAGGCTACGCTTCAGGGTTTGAAGAACCTGATATTGAGAAACGCACGAATCCAACGCTCCTGGTTCCAAAAGCGAAGTCAATCATTGCCATTGCTCTTGCATATCCTTCTAAAATGCCTGGTGCACCAAGAAGTACAAAAGAAGACCGAAGAGGCATTTTTTGTCGTGCTTCTTGGGGACAAGATTATCATACCATTTTACGAGATAGGCTCCAAAAACTTGAGTCATTCTTAAAAGAAAAGGTTCAAGGAGTTGAAGTGAAATCTATGGTGGACACGGGCGAGCTATCTGACCGTGCCGTTGCTGAGCGAGCTGGGATAGGCTGGAGTGGAAAGAATTGCGCGATTATTACGCCCGAGTTTGGTTCATACGTCTATTTAGGTGAAATTGTTACGAATATACCATTTGAACCAGATCAGCCAATTGAAGATCAGTGTGGTACTTGTAATAAATGTGTTGAGGTATGTCCAACAGGTGCATTAGTCACAGGAGGACAGCTTAACTCTCAGCGCTGTATTGCTTTTTTAACTCAAACAAAAGGTTTTTTGGCAGATGAATTTCGAGACAAAATTGGCAATCGCCTATACGGTTGTGATACGTGTCAAACGGTATGTCCTGAAAATAAAGGAAAAGACTTTCACTTTCATCCCGAAATGGAACCAGATCCTGAAATCGCAAAGCCGAAATTAAAGCCATTGTTAACAATGAGCAATCGTGAGTTTAAAGAAAAATATGGTCATGTATCAGGCTCTTGGCGTGGAAAAAAACCAATTCAACGTAATGCAATTATCGCACTTGCTCATTTTAAAGATGAAACGGCTATACCTGATTTGATTAAAGTAATGAAAGAAGATGTGCGCCCTGTAATAAGAGGAACAGCAGCTTGGGCATTAGGGAAAATTGGCAACGACGAAGTGTTGCCTCTGCTGGAACAATTAAAAGAAAAAGAGTCAGATGAAGAAGCAAAGCAAGAATTTGAAAAAGGCATTGCCCTTTTAGTAAAGTCATAG
- a CDS encoding amidase domain-containing protein, which yields MLAKKNVLYTLMKAKANGYVNQVISEDFKPFIEHEYELKQSLLRKRKVEVVKCTVKGAIHNVQNENEETTVTYHVHKRFLCKQDDLFYVEEDIEERCALFYKDTLIHDKLLPIHIDEIDDLEFIIDDKEEVANRNGYYNRLAAVQYAETYWNTPNPAYKYFEVNCTNYISQCLRAGKAPMRGQHNRSKGWWLSKDNWSYSWAVAHSMHSYLQSSKQGLRAIKKSSVKELAMGDVICYDFEGDGRWNHTTIVVAKDADGMPLVNANTYNSRMRYWAYEDSTAYTPNIKYAFFHITDQ from the coding sequence ATGCTAGCAAAGAAAAATGTTCTATATACATTGATGAAAGCCAAAGCAAACGGCTACGTGAATCAAGTAATCAGCGAGGACTTTAAGCCTTTTATTGAACATGAATACGAGCTTAAGCAGTCTTTACTGAGAAAAAGAAAAGTAGAAGTTGTGAAGTGTACGGTTAAAGGAGCTATTCATAATGTTCAGAACGAAAACGAGGAAACAACTGTTACGTATCACGTACACAAACGATTTCTATGTAAGCAAGATGATTTATTTTATGTAGAAGAAGACATAGAAGAGCGATGCGCATTATTTTATAAAGATACGCTTATTCATGATAAATTGCTTCCTATTCATATAGATGAAATAGATGATTTAGAATTCATTATTGATGATAAGGAAGAGGTAGCTAATCGAAATGGATATTATAATCGTCTAGCAGCAGTACAGTATGCAGAAACATATTGGAATACGCCTAATCCAGCTTATAAATACTTCGAGGTAAACTGTACGAATTATATCTCTCAGTGTTTACGAGCAGGAAAAGCACCAATGAGGGGGCAACATAATCGAAGCAAAGGCTGGTGGCTTAGTAAAGATAATTGGAGCTATAGCTGGGCAGTGGCACATTCGATGCATAGTTATCTTCAAAGCTCAAAACAAGGACTGCGGGCCATTAAAAAAAGCTCAGTTAAAGAGCTAGCAATGGGAGATGTCATTTGCTATGATTTTGAAGGCGATGGCAGGTGGAACCACACGACAATTGTGGTGGCAAAGGATGCGGACGGGATGCCTTTAGTTAATGCTAATACGTATAATAGCCGCATGCGCTATTGGGCTTATGAGGATTCGACGGCCTATACGCCAAATATAAAGTATGCTTTCTTCCACATTACCGATCAATAA
- the trmL gene encoding tRNA (uridine(34)/cytosine(34)/5-carboxymethylaminomethyluridine(34)-2'-O)-methyltransferase TrmL, whose product MTILGLHVVLYQPEIPANTGNIARTCAATNTTLHLVRPLGFSTDDKMLKRAGLDYWDYVEVVYHDSLEEIFEKYPEAAFYFITKFGKKPHSSFDYSNVENDHFFVFGRETSGLPDEIIEANMDRCLRLPMTKNVRSLNLSNTAAILIYEALRQQEYGDLLRENPLD is encoded by the coding sequence GTGACTATTTTGGGACTACATGTTGTTTTATATCAACCAGAAATTCCAGCTAACACTGGTAATATTGCGAGAACTTGTGCAGCAACGAACACAACTTTACATTTAGTTCGTCCACTAGGCTTCTCTACGGATGATAAAATGTTAAAGCGCGCAGGCTTAGATTATTGGGACTATGTTGAGGTTGTCTATCATGATTCGCTAGAAGAAATTTTTGAAAAGTATCCAGAAGCAGCATTTTACTTCATTACCAAATTCGGAAAGAAGCCGCATTCATCATTTGACTATAGCAATGTGGAAAACGATCACTTCTTTGTGTTTGGGCGCGAAACAAGTGGCTTACCTGATGAAATTATTGAAGCGAATATGGATAGATGTTTGCGTTTGCCAATGACGAAAAACGTTCGTTCTTTAAATTTATCAAATACGGCAGCTATTTTAATTTATGAAGCACTACGACAACAAGAATATGGCGACTTATTAAGAGAAAATCCCCTTGATTAA
- a CDS encoding PrkA family serine protein kinase: MDILKKIEKYREAENRLKWEGTFEEYLKLIKDEPLIAQPAHSRVYNMIKDAGIEDVNGKKQYKFFSEQMFGLEESLERLVEEYFHPAAKRLDVRKRILLLMGPVSGGKSTLVTMLKRGLEAYSLTDRGAVYAIKGCPMHEDPLHLIPHHLRRDFYEEYGIRVEGNLSPLNTMRLEEEYGGRIEDVIVERIFFSEDKRTGIGTFSPSDPKSQDIADLTGSIDFSTIAEYGSESDPRAYRFDGELNKANRGMMEFQEMLKCDEKFLWHLLSLTQEGNFKAGRFALISADELIVAHTNETEYRSFISNKKNEALHSRIIVMPVPYNLKVSEEEKIYEKMIRESDVSDVHIAPHTLRIASIFTTLTRLKEPKKGDIDLLKKMRLYDGQSVEGYNDADVEELKKEHSDEGMSGIDPRYVINRISSTIIRKDIKSINALDVLRSLKEGLDQHASISAEDRERYLNYISLARKEYDEIAKKEVQKAFVYSYEESAKTLMDNYLDNVEAYCNKNKLRDPLTGEEMNPDEKLMRSIEEQIGISENAKKAFREEILIRISAYARKGKRFDYNSHERLREAIQKKLFADLKDVVKITTSTKTPDEQQLKKVNEVVARLIDEHGYNSVSANELLRYVGSLLNR; encoded by the coding sequence ATGGATATATTAAAGAAAATTGAAAAATACCGTGAAGCAGAGAATCGACTTAAATGGGAAGGTACATTTGAAGAATATTTAAAACTAATTAAAGATGAGCCTTTAATTGCTCAGCCAGCGCATTCAAGGGTCTACAATATGATTAAAGATGCAGGAATTGAAGATGTCAATGGGAAAAAGCAATATAAATTTTTCAGTGAACAAATGTTTGGTCTAGAAGAATCGCTTGAAAGGCTGGTTGAAGAGTACTTCCATCCTGCAGCGAAACGGTTAGATGTCCGGAAGCGTATTTTATTACTTATGGGGCCAGTTAGTGGCGGGAAATCAACGCTTGTTACAATGCTAAAAAGAGGGTTAGAAGCGTATTCGTTAACGGATCGTGGAGCTGTTTATGCCATCAAAGGATGCCCAATGCATGAAGATCCGCTTCATTTAATTCCACATCATCTGCGTCGAGACTTCTATGAAGAGTACGGCATTCGAGTTGAAGGCAACTTATCACCTTTAAATACAATGAGATTAGAAGAAGAATATGGCGGCAGAATTGAAGACGTCATTGTAGAAAGAATCTTCTTCTCTGAAGATAAGCGTACGGGGATTGGTACATTCAGTCCATCTGATCCAAAGTCTCAGGATATTGCTGACTTAACAGGAAGCATTGACTTTTCAACTATTGCCGAATACGGATCAGAATCAGATCCACGGGCATATCGATTTGACGGAGAGCTAAATAAAGCCAACCGAGGAATGATGGAGTTCCAAGAGATGTTAAAGTGTGATGAAAAGTTTTTATGGCATCTACTATCTCTTACCCAAGAAGGGAACTTTAAAGCAGGACGATTTGCTTTAATTAGTGCAGATGAATTAATCGTCGCACATACAAATGAAACGGAGTATCGCTCCTTTATCTCGAATAAGAAAAATGAAGCCTTGCATTCACGTATTATTGTTATGCCGGTTCCATATAACTTAAAGGTTAGTGAAGAAGAGAAAATCTACGAAAAAATGATTCGAGAAAGTGACGTATCCGACGTGCATATCGCACCACATACGCTGCGCATTGCTTCCATCTTTACAACGCTAACCAGACTAAAAGAACCGAAAAAAGGCGATATTGATTTATTAAAGAAAATGAGATTATATGATGGCCAATCTGTTGAAGGCTATAATGATGCAGACGTGGAAGAGTTGAAGAAAGAACATTCGGATGAAGGCATGAGTGGAATTGATCCGCGTTATGTCATTAACCGAATTTCATCAACCATTATTCGAAAAGATATTAAATCAATTAATGCATTAGATGTATTGCGTTCGCTAAAAGAGGGATTAGATCAGCATGCATCCATTTCAGCTGAAGATCGTGAACGCTATTTAAACTACATTTCATTAGCACGTAAAGAATATGATGAAATCGCGAAAAAAGAAGTTCAAAAAGCATTTGTATATTCATATGAAGAATCAGCGAAAACGCTTATGGATAACTACTTGGATAACGTTGAAGCGTACTGCAATAAAAACAAGTTGCGCGATCCGTTAACAGGCGAAGAAATGAATCCAGATGAAAAGTTAATGCGCTCAATTGAAGAGCAAATTGGTATTTCGGAAAATGCGAAGAAAGCGTTCCGTGAAGAAATTTTAATCCGTATTTCTGCATATGCTCGCAAAGGGAAACGCTTTGACTATAATTCGCACGAGCGTTTACGTGAAGCTATTCAGAAAAAATTATTTGCAGATTTAAAAGATGTAGTGAAAATTACCACATCGACGAAAACGCCAGACGAACAGCAGCTGAAAAAAGTAAATGAGGTGGTTGCTCGCTTAATTGATGAGCACGGCTACAATTCAGTCTCAGCGAATGAACTTTTACGCTATGTAGGAAGCTTATTGAATCGATAA
- the yhbH gene encoding sporulation protein YhbH: MGKEIDKSFAISKEDWSLHRKGHDDQKRHQEKIQEAIKNNLPDLITEENIVMSNGRDVVKIPIRSLDEYRIRYNYDKNKHVGQGDGESKVGDVVARDGSGGDGKKGAGKGQGAGDQAGEDYFEAEVSLMELQEALFAQLELPNLQRKESDNIVVEHIEFNDIRRTGLMGNIDKKRTMMSAYKRNAMTGKPAFHPIFPEDLKFKTWNEVTKPESKAVVLAMMDTSGSMGIWEKYMARSFFFWMTRFLRTKYETVEIEFIAHHTEAKVVSEEDFFSKGESGGTICSSAYRKALELINKKYDPSRYNIYPFHFSDGDNLTSDNARCVKLVNELMKVSNMFGYGEVNQYNRHSTLMSAYKNIQDEQFRHFILKQKADVFHAMKSFFRKEPEGTKYA; encoded by the coding sequence GTGGGTAAAGAGATTGATAAGAGTTTTGCGATTTCCAAGGAAGACTGGTCCCTCCACCGTAAAGGTCATGACGATCAGAAGCGACACCAAGAAAAAATCCAAGAAGCGATAAAGAATAACTTACCGGATTTAATTACAGAAGAAAACATTGTCATGTCAAATGGGAGAGACGTTGTTAAGATTCCAATTCGTTCATTAGATGAGTACAGAATTCGCTACAACTATGATAAGAATAAACACGTAGGGCAAGGGGATGGTGAAAGTAAAGTAGGAGATGTTGTAGCCAGAGATGGATCTGGCGGTGATGGAAAAAAAGGTGCTGGTAAAGGTCAAGGCGCAGGTGATCAAGCAGGAGAAGATTACTTTGAAGCAGAAGTATCGCTTATGGAGCTACAAGAAGCACTGTTTGCACAGCTTGAATTGCCGAATTTACAGCGCAAAGAATCTGATAATATCGTTGTTGAACACATTGAATTTAATGATATTCGACGCACTGGCTTGATGGGGAATATTGATAAAAAGCGTACGATGATGTCTGCATATAAGCGCAATGCAATGACCGGAAAGCCTGCATTTCATCCTATTTTTCCTGAAGATTTAAAGTTTAAGACGTGGAATGAAGTGACAAAGCCTGAATCAAAAGCTGTTGTGCTTGCGATGATGGATACAAGTGGATCTATGGGAATTTGGGAAAAGTATATGGCGAGAAGCTTTTTCTTTTGGATGACTCGCTTTTTACGAACAAAGTACGAAACTGTTGAAATTGAATTTATTGCCCATCATACAGAAGCCAAAGTTGTTTCAGAAGAAGACTTTTTCTCTAAAGGAGAAAGCGGGGGAACTATTTGTTCATCTGCTTATCGTAAAGCGCTTGAATTGATTAACAAAAAGTACGATCCTAGCCGTTATAATATTTATCCATTTCATTTTTCAGATGGCGACAATTTAACATCCGATAATGCAAGATGCGTTAAGCTTGTAAATGAACTAATGAAGGTTTCAAATATGTTTGGATATGGAGAAGTAAATCAATATAATCGTCATTCAACTTTAATGTCTGCGTATAAGAACATTCAGGATGAACAGTTCCGCCATTTTATTCTTAAGCAAAAAGCAGATGTATTTCATGCGATGAAAAGCTTTTTTAGAAAAGAGCCAGAAGGAACCAAATATGCATAG
- a CDS encoding MarR family transcriptional regulator, with the protein MKQADNLKEAISLFNEVNNHLMNTHFSSLNNDITPKQFIILKSVYEMQPVNVQTIAKKYHLSMSSVSQLITKLEKENYLHRELNPENRREILLTLGPKGQEYFNEYERIDQLIIEQYYSRLSLQETQQLREIANKLYEVVMGETNAK; encoded by the coding sequence ATGAAACAAGCAGATAATTTAAAAGAAGCTATTTCATTATTTAATGAAGTCAATAACCATTTAATGAACACGCATTTTTCTTCATTGAATAATGATATTACGCCGAAGCAGTTCATTATTCTGAAGTCAGTTTATGAAATGCAGCCTGTAAATGTGCAAACGATTGCGAAAAAGTATCATTTATCCATGAGTTCAGTTAGTCAGCTCATTACAAAGCTTGAAAAAGAAAATTATCTACATCGAGAGCTTAACCCCGAAAATCGTCGAGAAATTTTGTTAACGCTTGGGCCTAAAGGACAGGAGTATTTTAATGAGTATGAGCGAATTGACCAACTCATTATAGAACAATACTATTCTCGTCTATCTCTGCAAGAAACACAGCAGCTAAGAGAGATTGCCAATAAGCTTTATGAAGTTGTAATGGGAGAAACAAACGCTAAATGA
- a CDS encoding VTT domain-containing protein, producing MKEFIIQLFESYESIALVLSILLNLLISIAGVLPSVFLTAANLAVFGFWEGMIISFIGESVGAVVSFWLYRKGFRKLTAHKSLSAPKIQRLLHAKGKEAFLLILSLRLLPFVPSGLVTFIAAIGKTSLGIFILASSIGKLPSILIEGYSVYQVMNWTSTGKVLISFIGCVLIILVVRKLYARSAI from the coding sequence ATAAAAGAGTTTATTATTCAGCTATTTGAAAGCTATGAAAGTATCGCATTGGTATTGAGTATCTTGTTGAACCTACTCATTAGCATTGCTGGTGTTTTGCCAAGCGTATTTCTAACAGCAGCTAATTTAGCTGTCTTTGGTTTTTGGGAAGGAATGATTATTTCGTTTATTGGCGAATCCGTTGGAGCAGTTGTTTCGTTTTGGTTGTATCGAAAAGGCTTTCGAAAATTAACTGCTCATAAGAGTTTGTCTGCTCCTAAAATTCAACGACTTTTACATGCAAAAGGAAAGGAAGCTTTTCTACTTATTCTTTCTTTGAGACTATTACCTTTTGTCCCTTCAGGCCTTGTTACATTTATTGCGGCCATTGGAAAAACTTCTTTAGGGATTTTTATTTTAGCAAGCTCAATTGGAAAGCTTCCTTCAATTCTTATTGAAGGCTATTCTGTTTATCAAGTCATGAACTGGACAAGTACTGGGAAGGTATTGATTTCTTTCATAGGCTGCGTACTTATCATACTTGTAGTTCGAAAACTTTATGCAAGGTCTGCCATATGA
- the asd gene encoding archaetidylserine decarboxylase (Phosphatidylserine decarboxylase is synthesized as a single chain precursor. Generation of the pyruvoyl active site from a Ser is coupled to cleavage of a Gly-Ser bond between the larger (beta) and smaller (alpha chains). It is an integral membrane protein.) — MINQVVKKIIELLPQNTISRGVGVFGRSSISRRIIKPYSKIYRINLDEMNQPLDSYPNFTAFFTRTLKAEARQVAPNPYTLASPVDGKVAEYGDIKEGTLIQAKGIDYRVEQLLGCTKEEAEKFDGGTFLTIYLSPSDYHRIHMPLAGEVTKATYIPGRLFPVNRIGVEHVPGLFTKNERLVTYIDTKAGQVALVKVGAFIVGSVQVPYGNHTTNVKYGKYYTTSVNNAFYEKGEEVGLFEFGSTVVLLFEKDRVKLAKTLQNGTKLKYGEAIGTYDSEDLV, encoded by the coding sequence ATGATTAATCAAGTAGTAAAGAAGATCATTGAATTATTACCGCAAAATACGATTTCGCGTGGGGTAGGAGTTTTTGGACGTTCTTCTATTAGTAGGCGTATTATTAAACCATATAGTAAAATTTATAGGATTAATTTAGATGAAATGAATCAACCTCTAGACTCTTATCCTAATTTCACGGCATTTTTTACGCGAACGTTGAAAGCAGAAGCCCGACAAGTAGCACCTAATCCGTATACGCTTGCTAGTCCGGTAGATGGAAAGGTAGCGGAATATGGTGACATTAAAGAAGGAACGCTTATTCAAGCAAAAGGCATCGACTATCGAGTAGAGCAGCTGCTTGGGTGTACGAAAGAAGAAGCTGAAAAGTTTGACGGTGGAACCTTTTTAACGATTTACTTAAGTCCTAGCGATTATCATCGAATTCATATGCCACTTGCCGGAGAAGTGACAAAAGCAACATATATACCAGGTCGATTGTTCCCAGTTAATCGTATTGGTGTTGAACATGTTCCTGGGCTATTCACAAAAAATGAACGACTTGTCACATATATAGATACCAAAGCTGGGCAGGTGGCACTTGTGAAAGTAGGTGCTTTTATTGTTGGAAGTGTCCAAGTACCATATGGAAATCATACGACCAATGTAAAGTATGGAAAATATTATACAACATCTGTTAATAATGCCTTTTATGAAAAAGGTGAAGAGGTAGGGCTGTTTGAATTTGGTTCGACGGTAGTTCTTTTATTTGAAAAAGATAGAGTAAAGTTAGCAAAAACGTTGCAGAATGGAACGAAATTAAAATACGGGGAAGCAATTGGAACCTATGATTCAGAAGATTTGGTATAA